The genomic region GATGCTCTTATATTGAAGGCGTATAAAGAATGAATTATCACATGAATATTAGAGTTGGTCAGGGATACGATGTGCATCGGCTGGTCGATAGCAGGAAAATGATTCTTGGAGGAGTTGAAATTCCTTTT from bacterium harbors:
- a CDS encoding 2-C-methyl-D-erythritol 2,4-cyclodiphosphate synthase, whose product is MNIRVGQGYDVHRLVDSRKMILGGVEIPF